In the genome of Flaviflexus ciconiae, one region contains:
- the leuS gene encoding leucine--tRNA ligase translates to MSEKTEHPYRYTAELAGEIEKRWQDRWEEEGTYNVANPEGDLAGDVSSEKFYLLDMFPYPSGKGLHVGHPFGYIATDVVGRFQRMLGKSVLHTMGFDAFGLPAEQYAVQTGQHPRITTEQNVDNMKRQLRQIGLGHDQRRSFSTTDVDYVRWTQWIFLQIYNSFYDETAEGRAPGTIGRARPISELVAEYESGTRETPTGVAWSELSEFERSEIIDSQRLAFISHAPVNWCPGLGTVLANEEVTNEGRSERGNYPVFRRNLRQWMMRITSYADRLASDLDTVDWPDKVVTMQRNWIGKSQGASVTFSAHGEDQDHPLEVFTTRPDTLFGATFMVVSPEHPMLEGASVPARWPEGTKAQWTGGAGSPQEAVKAYQLAASKIGDTDRTADDRVKTGVFTGIYATNPVNGNQIPVFTADYVLMGYGTGAIMAVPAHDERDYDFATAFDLPIILTIQPPADFEGGEAYVGDGEVINSANDSVSINGLNKEAAIEKITAWLEEQGTGHAATTYRLRDWLFSRQRYWGEPFPIVYDENGTAYDLPESMLPVELPETPDYSPRSYDPDDADSEPEPPLGRLEDWVKVELDLGDGVKTYYRDTNTMPNWAGSCWYELRYLDPNNDEKFVGTKNEEYWMGPRPEAGNHSGGADLYVGGVEHAVLHLLYARFWHKILFDLGHISSSEPFHKLFNQGMIEAYAYTDSRGQYVPADEIETVEENGEMAFYYNGERVNREFGKMGKSLKNTVTPDEINEQYGADTFRVYEMSMGPLEQSRVWESRAVVGAQRFLQRLWRNVVCEETGAVIAEDVEPSEETARLAARTAHDVRIEYEAMRPNTAIAKLIVLNNHLTSLDAVPRSVVEQLVAMTGPVAPHIAEELWQKLGHDTSVVYAPFPEYDEALLVEDTVTCVVQVKGKVRDRIEVAADISDDDLTAQALSLPKVQQYLEGEPRKVIVRAPNLINIVP, encoded by the coding sequence ATGTCTGAGAAGACCGAGCATCCATATCGGTACACGGCCGAGCTCGCCGGTGAAATAGAGAAGCGCTGGCAGGACCGTTGGGAAGAAGAGGGCACCTACAATGTGGCCAATCCCGAAGGCGACCTTGCTGGTGACGTTTCGTCGGAGAAGTTCTACCTCCTCGACATGTTCCCCTACCCGTCAGGCAAGGGCCTTCACGTAGGCCACCCCTTCGGATATATCGCAACCGACGTTGTCGGTCGCTTCCAGCGCATGCTGGGCAAGTCGGTTCTGCACACCATGGGCTTTGATGCCTTTGGTCTTCCCGCGGAACAGTATGCCGTCCAGACTGGTCAGCACCCGCGGATCACGACCGAGCAGAACGTCGACAACATGAAGCGCCAGCTGCGTCAGATTGGCCTCGGCCACGACCAGCGCAGGTCCTTCTCGACCACCGATGTCGACTACGTCCGGTGGACGCAGTGGATCTTCCTGCAAATCTACAATTCGTTCTACGACGAGACGGCCGAGGGCCGTGCCCCGGGCACAATCGGGCGTGCCCGCCCGATCTCCGAACTCGTTGCCGAATACGAGTCCGGTACCCGTGAGACACCAACCGGTGTTGCCTGGTCTGAGCTGAGTGAGTTCGAGCGTAGCGAGATCATCGATTCTCAGCGCCTGGCCTTTATCTCCCATGCTCCCGTGAACTGGTGCCCCGGTCTCGGTACCGTGCTGGCCAACGAAGAGGTCACGAACGAGGGTCGCTCCGAACGTGGTAACTACCCGGTGTTCCGTCGTAACCTGCGCCAGTGGATGATGAGAATTACTTCTTATGCCGATCGCCTGGCCTCTGACCTGGACACGGTGGACTGGCCCGACAAGGTTGTCACCATGCAGCGCAACTGGATCGGTAAGAGCCAGGGTGCTTCGGTGACCTTCTCCGCGCACGGAGAAGACCAGGATCATCCCCTCGAAGTGTTTACCACTCGTCCCGATACTCTGTTCGGTGCCACCTTCATGGTTGTTTCCCCCGAACATCCCATGCTCGAAGGTGCCTCGGTACCCGCCAGGTGGCCCGAAGGCACCAAGGCTCAGTGGACCGGCGGAGCCGGTAGCCCGCAGGAAGCCGTCAAGGCCTACCAGCTCGCCGCATCGAAGATTGGCGACACGGACCGCACTGCTGATGATCGGGTGAAGACCGGTGTCTTCACCGGTATCTACGCCACCAACCCGGTGAACGGGAACCAGATCCCGGTCTTTACTGCGGACTACGTGCTCATGGGGTATGGCACGGGGGCGATTATGGCGGTGCCGGCACACGATGAACGCGACTACGACTTTGCGACAGCTTTTGATCTGCCGATCATCCTGACGATCCAGCCCCCGGCTGACTTCGAAGGTGGAGAAGCTTACGTTGGCGACGGCGAGGTCATTAACTCCGCTAATGACTCCGTGTCCATTAACGGACTGAACAAGGAAGCCGCGATCGAGAAGATCACGGCCTGGCTGGAAGAGCAGGGCACCGGCCACGCTGCCACCACGTACCGTCTGCGTGACTGGCTGTTCTCCCGGCAGCGCTACTGGGGCGAGCCATTCCCGATCGTGTACGACGAAAACGGCACTGCTTACGACCTGCCCGAGTCGATGCTGCCCGTGGAGCTCCCCGAGACCCCGGACTACTCGCCGCGCTCCTACGATCCCGACGATGCTGACTCCGAGCCGGAGCCGCCGCTCGGTCGCCTGGAGGACTGGGTCAAGGTCGAACTTGACCTGGGTGATGGTGTGAAGACGTATTACCGCGACACGAACACGATGCCGAACTGGGCAGGTTCCTGCTGGTACGAACTGCGATACCTGGATCCCAACAACGATGAAAAGTTTGTGGGAACCAAGAACGAGGAATATTGGATGGGGCCGCGCCCCGAGGCAGGTAACCATTCCGGCGGTGCCGACCTGTACGTGGGCGGTGTTGAGCACGCTGTTTTGCACCTGCTGTACGCACGGTTCTGGCACAAGATCCTGTTTGACCTTGGCCACATCTCCTCCTCGGAGCCGTTCCACAAGCTGTTCAACCAGGGCATGATCGAGGCCTACGCCTACACCGACTCCCGCGGGCAGTACGTACCGGCCGACGAGATCGAGACCGTTGAAGAGAACGGCGAAATGGCTTTCTACTACAACGGCGAACGAGTCAACCGCGAGTTCGGCAAGATGGGCAAGTCACTGAAGAACACCGTGACCCCGGATGAGATCAACGAGCAGTACGGTGCCGATACGTTCCGCGTGTACGAGATGTCGATGGGACCGCTCGAACAGTCCCGCGTATGGGAATCCCGTGCCGTTGTCGGCGCGCAACGCTTCCTGCAGCGGCTGTGGCGCAACGTGGTCTGCGAAGAAACCGGTGCTGTCATCGCCGAAGACGTGGAGCCCTCCGAGGAGACGGCACGCCTGGCTGCTCGCACGGCACACGACGTTCGTATCGAATACGAAGCCATGCGCCCTAACACTGCAATTGCCAAGCTCATTGTGCTGAACAACCACCTCACTTCTCTCGATGCGGTGCCGCGGTCTGTTGTCGAGCAGCTGGTTGCCATGACTGGCCCCGTTGCGCCGCACATTGCTGAAGAACTGTGGCAGAAGCTGGGCCACGACACCTCCGTTGTCTATGCTCCGTTCCCCGAGTACGACGAGGCCCTCCTTGTTGAGGACACCGTTACCTGTGTTGTTCAGGTCAAGGGCAAGGTGCGTGATCGTATCGAGGTTGCCGCTGACATCTCAGATGATGACCTAACGGCCCAGGCTCTCTCACTGCCGAAGGTTCAGCAGTACCTTGAAGGGGAGCCGCGCAAGGTTATTGTCCGTGCGCCTAACCTCATCAACATCGTTCCCTAA